A stretch of Megalobrama amblycephala isolate DHTTF-2021 linkage group LG14, ASM1881202v1, whole genome shotgun sequence DNA encodes these proteins:
- the LOC125246038 gene encoding tripartite motif-containing protein 16-like protein, which yields METVEKILEDSLRDMVNADMEEFIRRLAKDHKCISRSDTENASRLKTVDIMVERFGPEKAVKITVEILRKMHRTNPANQLEKEYNKAQAEGSGECPEPKPTGETDDMTKNIFLQYYHQFTADPNTVNKQLQLSVRNTVITYTDTPQSYPDNPERFDYYPLVLCRESVNDRRCYWETECFGDVYIAVSYKSITRKGTAYDSWFGYNDKSWSLMCSPSSYAFMHNSKQTSISLKPTSGRVGVYVDHRAGTLSFYNFSGDTMIPIHTVQTTFTQPLYPGFRVGNGSVKLLMKQVL from the exons ATGGAGACTGTTGAAAAGATACTTGAGGATTCCCTCAGAGACATGGTAAATGCTGACATGGAAGAGTTCATTCGGCGCTTAGCGAAAGATCACAAGTGTATATCAAGGTCTGATACAGAGAATGCAAGTAGGTTAAAAACTGTGGATATTATGGTGGAGCGTTTTGGACCAGAAAAAGCTGTGAAGATCACTGTGGAGATCCTGAGGAAGATGCACAGGACTAATCCGGCTAATCAGCTGGAGAAAGAATACAACAAAG ctCAGGCTGAGGGCAGTGGCGAGTGTCCTGAGCCAAAACCGACCGGAG AAACTGATGACATGACCAAGAACAtcttcctacaat attacCATCAGTTCACTGCGGATCcgaacacagtgaataaacaaCTCCAACTGTCTGTGAGGAACACAGTGATTACTTACACTGACACACCACAGTCGTATCCTGATAATCCTGAAAGATTTGATTATTATCCTctggtgttgtgtagagagagtgtgaatgatcgacgctgttactgggagactGAGTGTTTTGGAGATGTGTATATagcagtgtcatataagagcatcaccAGGAAGGGAACGGCTTATGACAGCTGGTTTGGATATAATGATAAGTCCTGGAGTTTGATGTGCTCTCCCTCCAGTTACGCATTCATGCACAACAGCAAACAGACTAGTATCTCTCTAAAGCCCACCAGCGGCagagtaggagtgtatgtggatcacagagcaggaactctgtccttctacaacttctctggagacacaatgatccctatccacacagtccagaccacattcactcaaccactctatcctgggtttaggGTTGGTAATGGATCAGTGAAACTGTTGATGAAACAGGTTCTATAG